Proteins encoded by one window of Leptospira barantonii:
- a CDS encoding glycosyltransferase family 4 protein produces MRICIVVDDYMPHSTKIAAKMMHDLAKGFLTLGHKVVVVTPGPELNKPYEITDLDGVRIYRFRSGQIKNVSKIKRAINESLLSWRAWRSLRKIFNEESNELILYYSPSIFWGPLISKLKKLWKARSYLVLRDFFPQWAIDNGLLGKNSIITKYFRFFESLNYHSADRIGIQSPKNLEWFQTQFARKKGTEVLYNWAENSSNNSKTNFKTYRSTLGLDGKVVFFYGGNIGHAQDMSNIVRLAENLKEYPKAHFLLIGNGDEVELVRDGVQRKSLNNLTLLDPVSQDEFKRILAEFDIGLFSLHKNHQTHNFPGKVLGYMVEGMPILGCVNPGNDLKDVIENAKAGFVSVSGEDSLLKENAIRLMDESLRNSMGLNAKKLLKDRFSISSAMSQILSV; encoded by the coding sequence ATGAGAATTTGTATCGTCGTAGACGATTATATGCCGCACAGTACGAAAATTGCGGCGAAGATGATGCACGATCTTGCGAAGGGTTTTCTTACTCTGGGTCATAAAGTTGTCGTTGTCACACCCGGTCCGGAGCTGAACAAACCGTATGAGATCACGGATCTGGACGGGGTAAGAATTTACAGATTCCGTTCCGGACAAATCAAAAATGTTTCCAAGATAAAAAGAGCGATCAATGAAAGTCTTCTTTCTTGGAGAGCTTGGAGATCTCTTCGAAAGATATTCAACGAAGAATCGAATGAGTTGATCCTATATTATTCTCCGAGCATCTTTTGGGGGCCCTTGATAAGTAAACTCAAGAAATTGTGGAAGGCGCGAAGTTATCTCGTTCTCCGTGATTTTTTTCCTCAATGGGCGATCGACAACGGATTGCTTGGTAAGAATTCTATTATAACCAAATACTTTCGATTTTTTGAAAGTCTTAATTATCATTCTGCGGATCGAATCGGAATTCAATCACCCAAAAATTTAGAATGGTTTCAAACTCAATTTGCTCGAAAAAAAGGAACGGAAGTCCTTTACAATTGGGCGGAGAATTCTTCAAATAATTCGAAAACGAACTTTAAAACGTATCGATCGACACTCGGTCTTGATGGAAAGGTCGTTTTCTTTTACGGCGGAAACATCGGTCACGCTCAAGACATGAGCAATATTGTACGATTGGCCGAGAATCTAAAAGAATACCCGAAGGCTCACTTTTTACTGATCGGAAACGGAGACGAAGTGGAACTCGTTCGCGACGGAGTTCAACGAAAGTCGCTTAACAATCTTACCTTGTTGGACCCGGTATCTCAGGATGAATTCAAAAGAATATTAGCCGAATTTGATATAGGATTATTTTCTCTTCATAAAAATCATCAAACCCACAATTTTCCCGGTAAGGTCTTGGGTTATATGGTTGAAGGAATGCCGATTCTGGGATGTGTGAATCCAGGTAACGACTTGAAGGACGTTATAGAAAACGCGAAAGCGGGTTTTGTTTCTGTTTCGGGGGAAGACTCTTTGCTGAAAGAGAACGCAATCCGATTGATGGACGAGTCGTTACGGAATTCGATGGGTTTGAACGCGAAGAAACTTTTAAAAGATCGATTTTCGATCTCGTCCGCGATGTCGCAGATTCTCAGTGTTTAA
- a CDS encoding sugar transferase → MQYESHFSKIYKKIFLSLFFQLLIGWLLVISSIFVTLGLVVGWNLEILLYENNFNTIVATIFSFTFSVFSLRKIFKFPVAQSSAYIVPIVTLSFAITISFFFFNRKPYSSQVLTSAYLTTLVWCFSGYFIGHRYRILKIAYIPLGSAREMENTHGAEFYPLSKPSLDGNQYNAVVADFTSEELSADYEKFLAKCTLSGIPVYHTKQIKEALTGRVKVNHLSENEFGSLLPSQFYGFLKRCIDFVASLILIPFVSPLLILTAVLIRLESKGSAVFFQRRMGYRGQTFTMYKFRSMYTDQRGQGFTEGPSDPRITRIGKIIRKYRIDELPQLFNVLFGSMSFIGPRPESYELSQWYENEVPFFSYRHIVRPGITGWAQVEQGYAAEVDGMNVKLEYDFYYIKNFSFWLDMLITFKTIKTILTGFGAR, encoded by the coding sequence ATGCAGTACGAATCGCATTTCTCAAAGATCTATAAGAAGATTTTCTTAAGTCTATTCTTTCAGCTTTTGATCGGATGGCTTTTGGTGATCTCGTCCATCTTTGTGACCTTGGGTTTGGTCGTAGGATGGAATCTCGAAATTCTTCTTTATGAGAATAACTTCAATACGATTGTCGCAACGATTTTCTCCTTTACGTTTTCGGTCTTTTCTCTTCGGAAAATTTTTAAATTTCCGGTCGCTCAGTCCTCTGCGTATATCGTTCCGATCGTAACTTTATCGTTCGCAATCACGATTTCCTTTTTCTTTTTCAATAGAAAACCGTATAGCAGTCAGGTTTTAACCTCTGCCTATCTGACCACTTTGGTTTGGTGTTTTTCAGGTTATTTTATCGGTCATCGGTATAGAATATTAAAAATCGCTTATATTCCGCTTGGTTCAGCTAGAGAAATGGAGAATACCCACGGGGCTGAATTTTATCCTTTGTCTAAACCTTCGTTGGATGGAAATCAATACAACGCGGTTGTAGCCGACTTTACTTCGGAAGAATTGAGCGCGGACTATGAAAAATTCTTAGCAAAATGTACTCTGTCAGGAATTCCCGTGTATCACACGAAACAGATCAAGGAAGCCCTGACCGGTCGAGTAAAAGTGAATCACCTTTCCGAAAACGAATTCGGATCCTTGTTGCCTTCTCAATTTTACGGTTTTCTAAAGCGTTGTATCGATTTCGTGGCTTCTTTGATTCTAATTCCGTTTGTTTCTCCTTTGTTGATTCTTACAGCAGTGTTGATTCGATTGGAAAGTAAAGGTTCGGCGGTATTCTTTCAAAGAAGAATGGGGTATCGCGGTCAGACGTTTACGATGTATAAATTCAGAAGTATGTATACGGATCAAAGAGGGCAGGGATTTACCGAAGGGCCGAGCGATCCTCGTATCACTCGAATCGGAAAGATCATTCGTAAGTATAGGATCGACGAACTGCCTCAACTTTTTAACGTGCTTTTCGGCTCGATGAGTTTTATCGGTCCGAGACCCGAGTCATACGAACTTTCGCAATGGTATGAGAACGAAGTTCCGTTTTTCAGTTACAGACATATCGTTCGTCCGGGGATTACGGGCTGGGCTCAAGTGGAGCAGGGTTATGCGGCGGAAGTGGACGGAATGAACGTCAAGTTAGAATACGATTTTTATTATATTAAGAATTTTTCATTTTGGTTGGATATGCTGATCACATTTAAGACGATTAAGACCATCTTAACCGGTTTCGGTGCGCGTTGA
- a CDS encoding O-antigen polymerase produces MSIVIFVFAVLNLLFSYLFLKKTSWVLLLIQAYWFFWMFLSSFSLTGLFIPSDFTYYLYIGLLSSVTIGAGLYSLLTIKDKKIRLRPDTFFELSIQDKEKYFFYGILIFIFPIVLFFLSKSIYMNLQPDAPSPAYFRAAAYGVYGESILFGKNKYLYYYSLAVLPMILSSLFLGAAFFLRLKRIRTLILGSALVAMDAVMMLGRFGFYYILIIMILILLIKLFRNWRELFQSITFGKIAIIVGIFVLITLVGMMRDSSRKYNLKEAVDSYVIDYHTESFSMFDHELKDQNSMLHERTYGRASLGGLERGFSFMLGLFRLPFQIQVQSDLIGGYLHKNRLLGYTADGRPKEYNAFGSVLFSLYKDGGIFFSVLMGIVFGFFVALSSKAIISLNPYRLSILSCLLFIGIFGIFQPVLGGPILLTTLFTSAFWRL; encoded by the coding sequence ATGTCGATTGTAATATTCGTTTTTGCAGTTTTGAATCTTCTATTTTCTTACTTATTTCTTAAGAAGACAAGCTGGGTTTTATTGCTGATCCAAGCGTATTGGTTTTTTTGGATGTTTCTTTCATCCTTTTCGTTGACCGGGTTGTTTATTCCGTCCGATTTTACGTATTATCTCTACATCGGTCTTTTGTCTTCGGTCACAATCGGCGCAGGACTTTATAGCCTTCTTACAATAAAAGATAAGAAGATTCGTTTGAGGCCTGATACTTTTTTTGAACTTTCAATCCAAGACAAAGAAAAATATTTCTTTTACGGCATCCTGATTTTTATCTTTCCGATCGTTTTATTTTTCCTTTCAAAATCGATTTATATGAATCTTCAACCCGACGCACCGTCTCCGGCGTATTTTAGAGCGGCCGCCTACGGGGTATATGGCGAGTCGATTTTATTCGGCAAAAACAAATACTTATACTACTATTCGTTGGCGGTCTTGCCGATGATTTTGTCGTCATTATTCTTGGGAGCCGCATTTTTTTTGAGGCTAAAGAGAATCCGCACGTTGATTTTAGGCTCAGCCTTGGTGGCAATGGACGCGGTTATGATGTTGGGGAGATTCGGATTTTATTATATTCTAATTATCATGATCCTAATTCTCTTGATTAAACTTTTTAGAAATTGGAGAGAATTGTTTCAATCGATCACCTTCGGTAAAATCGCGATCATAGTCGGAATTTTTGTTTTGATTACACTCGTCGGAATGATGAGAGATTCCTCTCGTAAATACAATCTTAAAGAAGCCGTCGATTCTTACGTGATCGATTATCATACGGAATCTTTTTCGATGTTCGATCATGAATTGAAAGATCAAAATTCGATGCTCCATGAAAGAACTTACGGGCGCGCTTCTCTAGGTGGTTTGGAGCGAGGTTTTTCCTTTATGCTTGGTTTGTTTCGACTTCCATTTCAAATTCAAGTGCAAAGCGATCTGATCGGCGGATATTTGCATAAGAATCGATTGTTGGGTTATACGGCGGACGGAAGGCCGAAAGAATACAACGCATTCGGTTCCGTTTTATTCAGTCTTTATAAAGACGGTGGAATCTTTTTCTCAGTTCTGATGGGAATCGTTTTCGGATTTTTTGTCGCTCTATCTTCAAAAGCCATCATCTCTTTGAATCCGTATCGACTCTCGATTCTTTCTTGTTTGCTATTTATCGGGATTTTCGGAATTTTTCAACCCGTGTTAGGGGGACCGATTCTCTTAACGACTCTCTTTACTAGTGCTTTTTGGCGTTTGTAA
- a CDS encoding flippase produces MLQNLYKRYPNLEKILHNGGWLFFDKIFRMGAGMLLGVWIARYLGPDTYGKLNYVIAYIALVGSFTNLGLDGIAVRELIKEKNVRDEVVSTSFILQFFAGLVAYVISIILIFYLRPNEADIFWMVCLVGFTLSFRAIGVVKYWYEAQVLSKYFVWLESVLFVIFSGIRVFLIVKGFDVFAFVWVGLVESILVLIGYYFLYKFHNGTLSIRHTNWKRAVSLLRDSWMLLLSGLAIIVYMRIDQIMIGQMLGDEAVGVYTAAVKISEVWYFIPMAIASSLFPSILKAKEFDQKLYLERLRLLHSFMLMIALLIAIPMTFLSAPIINILFGNKFSEAGIVLAIHIWAGVFVFLGVASSRYYLTENLQKVELYKSIVGCITNIVLNYFFIPIYGVKGAAIATVISQFFASVLFNLFLKRTREIFFIQLQSVLLWSMFRQMNRFRKSV; encoded by the coding sequence ATGTTACAAAACCTTTATAAACGTTATCCGAACCTCGAGAAGATTCTTCACAACGGCGGTTGGCTTTTTTTCGATAAGATTTTTCGAATGGGCGCGGGGATGCTCCTGGGTGTTTGGATCGCTCGTTATCTTGGTCCGGATACCTATGGAAAGCTGAATTACGTAATCGCTTACATAGCGTTAGTCGGCAGTTTTACGAATTTAGGTTTAGACGGGATAGCCGTTCGTGAATTGATTAAGGAAAAGAATGTTCGGGATGAGGTCGTTTCCACTTCCTTCATTCTTCAATTTTTTGCAGGCCTTGTAGCCTATGTAATCAGTATCATTCTTATCTTCTATTTAAGACCAAATGAAGCCGATATCTTCTGGATGGTTTGTTTGGTCGGATTCACTTTGAGCTTTCGAGCGATCGGTGTTGTTAAGTATTGGTATGAGGCTCAGGTTCTATCGAAATATTTCGTTTGGTTGGAGAGCGTTTTATTCGTTATCTTCTCGGGAATCCGGGTTTTCCTGATCGTAAAAGGTTTCGACGTATTCGCGTTTGTTTGGGTAGGTTTGGTCGAGTCCATTCTCGTTTTAATCGGTTATTATTTTCTTTATAAATTCCACAACGGCACATTATCCATTCGTCATACAAATTGGAAACGTGCGGTCTCCCTTTTGCGCGATAGCTGGATGCTCTTGTTATCGGGGCTTGCTATTATCGTATATATGAGAATTGATCAAATTATGATCGGTCAAATGCTGGGAGACGAGGCGGTCGGAGTTTACACTGCGGCGGTAAAGATCAGCGAAGTTTGGTATTTTATACCGATGGCCATCGCTTCTTCCCTTTTTCCATCGATTCTCAAGGCGAAAGAATTCGATCAGAAATTATACTTAGAAAGATTGCGTCTTCTTCATTCATTTATGCTAATGATCGCGTTGCTGATCGCGATTCCGATGACGTTCCTCTCGGCTCCGATTATAAATATTCTTTTCGGAAATAAATTTTCCGAAGCAGGAATCGTTTTGGCGATTCACATTTGGGCCGGTGTGTTCGTATTCTTGGGTGTTGCGAGCAGTCGATACTATCTTACCGAAAATTTACAAAAGGTCGAACTTTATAAAAGTATCGTGGGCTGTATTACGAATATCGTATTGAATTATTTTTTCATTCCGATCTACGGAGTGAAAGGAGCCGCAATCGCTACCGTGATTTCTCAATTCTTTGCGAGTGTTTTGTTCAATCTGTTTCTAAAAAGAACTCGGGAAATATTTTTCATACAACTTCAATCCGTTCTGTTGTGGTCCATGTTTCGTCAGATGAATCGATTTCGAAAGTCGGTATAA
- a CDS encoding glycosyltransferase family 4 protein — MKILYDHQIFTLQRFGGISRYFYEIMRGLKKNFAVDVKHSVLYSSNEYLQDRDLFPLEKEYSYQDWYPSIRFRGMYRVFRLLQWFGLIPYPKREMARLISKEIANEDFDIFHPTYYSPYFLKDLSNRKKPYVLTVHDMIHEKFPDYFSDAREVIENKKTAIENADSIVAISLNTKSDLLKYYNIPESKIKVIYHGTSFASDSLSEKTSESNKKDYILFTGNRSYYKNFSFFLKSVRAIFQEFPRLQLYCVGGGAFNREELQLIQEFGLLKRVEQFRFENDEELAAYYKNALLFVFPSRYEGFGIPLLEAFSCGCPVACSNTSSFPEVAGEAAFYFDPDQSESIYTTLRTALLEPEQRKEKIQKGKIQLSKFSWEKTTKETYELYESIIKN; from the coding sequence ATGAAAATCCTTTACGATCATCAGATCTTTACCCTACAGAGATTCGGCGGGATTTCCCGCTACTTCTACGAGATTATGAGAGGACTGAAAAAGAATTTTGCAGTCGATGTGAAACATTCGGTTTTATATTCTTCGAACGAGTATCTTCAGGATCGAGATCTCTTTCCTTTGGAAAAAGAATATTCTTATCAGGATTGGTATCCATCGATTCGATTTCGAGGAATGTATCGTGTTTTTCGTTTGTTACAATGGTTCGGTTTAATTCCGTATCCGAAGAGAGAAATGGCTCGTTTGATTTCGAAGGAAATTGCGAACGAGGACTTCGATATTTTTCATCCCACGTATTATTCTCCGTATTTTTTGAAGGATTTATCGAACAGAAAAAAACCTTACGTATTGACCGTACACGATATGATCCATGAAAAATTCCCCGATTATTTTTCAGATGCTCGGGAAGTGATTGAAAACAAAAAGACCGCAATCGAAAACGCAGATTCAATCGTGGCAATTTCACTGAATACGAAGTCGGACTTATTAAAGTATTATAATATTCCTGAATCTAAGATTAAGGTTATTTACCATGGGACTTCTTTTGCAAGTGATTCATTGAGCGAAAAAACATCGGAATCAAATAAGAAAGATTATATTCTCTTTACGGGGAATCGTTCGTATTATAAGAATTTTTCTTTTTTCCTGAAAAGTGTACGGGCTATCTTTCAGGAATTTCCCCGACTTCAATTGTACTGTGTTGGTGGCGGGGCCTTCAATCGTGAAGAACTTCAATTGATCCAGGAGTTCGGTTTACTAAAGCGAGTCGAACAGTTTCGATTTGAGAACGACGAGGAGTTAGCCGCGTATTACAAAAACGCTTTGTTGTTTGTTTTTCCATCGAGATACGAAGGATTCGGAATTCCTCTTTTAGAGGCGTTTAGTTGTGGATGTCCCGTCGCTTGTAGCAACACATCGAGTTTTCCGGAGGTCGCGGGCGAAGCCGCCTTTTATTTCGATCCGGATCAGTCCGAATCGATTTATACAACTCTTAGAACCGCTCTTTTGGAACCGGAACAACGCAAAGAGAAGATTCAAAAAGGAAAAATTCAGCTTTCTAAGTTTTCTTGGGAAAAAACGACGAAAGAAACTTACGAACTGTATGAGAGTATTATAAAAAATTAA
- a CDS encoding glycosyl transferase: MKVPVLVIAFNRPEFTSLVFETIRKYKPKKLYVAANAPRKERDGEALKCKEVRNIVKSVDWDCEVHTLFRKDHLRLKLSVSGAIDWFFKNEEKGIILEDDIIAEPSFFTFCEELLERYKDDERIGMISGDNFGFGHRRDESSYYFSRYSHIWGWASWRRAWKGYDVHMTDYAEFLRSEFLSDLFSEAVEYNFWKSNFDMVAFDDFETWDFQWVYHNFKNGRLNIMPSVNLIRNIGFGDSAAHTKEANQYSNMKTEPMHFPLVHPKYLIRDCKSDLMSQRTFFPPSDKNIIRILRLFNPIRILNKIRGHLLGAK; the protein is encoded by the coding sequence ATGAAAGTTCCAGTATTAGTAATCGCCTTTAACCGTCCCGAGTTCACTTCCCTCGTTTTTGAAACCATTCGAAAGTATAAGCCTAAAAAACTGTATGTAGCCGCAAATGCGCCTCGAAAAGAACGCGATGGCGAAGCCTTGAAGTGTAAAGAGGTTCGCAACATAGTAAAAAGCGTAGATTGGGATTGTGAAGTCCATACACTTTTTCGTAAAGATCATTTGAGATTAAAGTTGTCCGTAAGCGGTGCCATAGATTGGTTTTTCAAAAACGAAGAAAAGGGAATTATTCTCGAAGATGATATCATCGCCGAACCGAGCTTTTTTACTTTTTGTGAAGAACTCTTAGAACGTTATAAAGATGATGAAAGAATCGGAATGATCAGCGGGGATAACTTCGGGTTCGGGCATAGAAGGGACGAGAGTAGTTATTATTTTTCACGTTATTCTCATATTTGGGGATGGGCTTCTTGGAGAAGGGCATGGAAGGGTTATGACGTTCACATGACGGACTATGCAGAATTCTTAAGGAGTGAATTTCTTTCGGATCTTTTTTCAGAAGCCGTTGAGTATAATTTTTGGAAATCGAATTTCGATATGGTCGCATTCGATGATTTTGAGACTTGGGATTTTCAATGGGTTTATCACAATTTTAAAAATGGAAGATTGAATATCATGCCTTCCGTGAACCTAATTCGAAATATAGGCTTCGGCGATTCCGCCGCTCATACTAAGGAAGCGAATCAATACTCGAATATGAAAACGGAACCGATGCACTTTCCGTTGGTTCATCCCAAATATCTAATTCGAGATTGTAAAAGCGATCTAATGTCTCAACGAACCTTTTTTCCTCCGAGTGATAAGAATATAATCCGTATTCTGCGTTTGTTCAATCCGATTCGGATTTTAAATAAGATCAGAGGTCACTTGCTTGGAGCTAAATAA
- a CDS encoding class I SAM-dependent methyltransferase, whose translation MTVLLTEIQNQITKTETTSSFFNKLFVKNLPFRGKLLDFGGGHGILVRMLRDIGFDCYWYDKYAKNDFATGFEADTSDKHDVVLAFELFEHFENPKENIEEILKLSEPKILIFSTLLYGDRTPAKDWWYYAFEAGQHIAFYNSNTIQSMKLQNGYTAFSVLQDLHLLVRNDVNLDQSKLIRSLRNLERSFSKVKNLYNSKTLEDHSFLKNTIPSTSK comes from the coding sequence TTGACCGTATTGTTAACCGAAATACAGAATCAAATTACAAAAACTGAAACTACTTCGTCCTTTTTCAATAAACTCTTTGTTAAAAATTTGCCGTTTCGCGGTAAGCTCTTGGATTTTGGCGGAGGTCACGGTATTCTTGTTCGGATGCTACGAGATATCGGCTTCGACTGCTACTGGTATGACAAATATGCTAAGAATGATTTCGCCACCGGGTTCGAAGCGGATACGAGCGATAAACATGACGTTGTCTTAGCATTTGAATTGTTTGAACATTTCGAAAATCCGAAAGAAAACATTGAAGAGATTTTAAAACTGAGCGAACCTAAAATACTCATATTTTCAACTTTGTTGTACGGTGACCGGACCCCGGCAAAGGATTGGTGGTATTATGCGTTCGAGGCAGGACAACACATTGCATTCTACAATTCAAATACGATTCAAAGTATGAAATTGCAAAACGGATATACCGCGTTTTCAGTTTTACAAGATTTACATTTGTTAGTGCGCAATGATGTGAATCTGGATCAAAGCAAATTGATTCGTTCTCTTCGAAACTTAGAAAGGAGTTTTTCCAAAGTTAAGAATTTGTACAATTCGAAAACTTTAGAAGATCATTCTTTTTTAAAAAATACGATTCCATCAACTTCCAAATAA
- a CDS encoding glycosyltransferase family 2 protein: MAKKKKKIDIVVPSFNEAGNVEVLFNRLKNVIPNAYEYRVIFVDDGSVDGTLEAVESLTHKHSQVKYISFSKNFGHQIALKAGLDHSDADCTISLDADLQHPPELIPALIERWEAGDKIVYTKRIDNENVGFFKKTTAKLFYKLLNGLSGLDIDQGAADFRLLDRKVVDVLKNFQERNLFIRGMVTGIGFKKSYIEYQPDKRQWGKSKYNLKRMFLFALDGITSFSVKPLHIATIVGIISSLFSGLYAIYAITMFFTSEKTVSGWTSVLVSVLFMGGVQLIVLGILGEYIGKMFLQTKSRPNYIVKDSNL; the protein is encoded by the coding sequence ATGGCAAAGAAAAAAAAGAAAATAGACATAGTCGTACCTTCTTTCAATGAAGCAGGGAACGTAGAAGTATTGTTCAACCGATTAAAAAACGTTATACCGAATGCTTACGAGTATCGAGTTATCTTTGTCGATGACGGTAGTGTCGATGGTACTCTTGAGGCCGTCGAATCATTAACGCACAAACATTCGCAGGTCAAATACATCTCGTTTTCCAAAAATTTCGGACATCAGATCGCTCTCAAAGCAGGCTTGGATCATTCCGACGCCGATTGTACGATTTCTTTAGACGCCGATCTTCAACATCCGCCTGAATTGATTCCCGCTTTGATCGAACGTTGGGAGGCGGGTGACAAGATCGTTTATACAAAAAGAATCGATAACGAAAACGTAGGATTTTTTAAAAAGACAACGGCGAAATTATTTTACAAACTTCTAAACGGTTTGTCCGGTTTGGATATAGATCAGGGCGCCGCTGATTTCAGATTGTTGGATCGAAAGGTCGTAGATGTTCTGAAAAATTTTCAAGAGAGAAACTTATTCATCCGTGGAATGGTAACAGGAATCGGTTTCAAAAAAAGTTATATAGAATACCAGCCCGATAAGAGACAGTGGGGCAAAAGCAAATACAATCTAAAAAGAATGTTCTTGTTTGCTTTGGACGGAATCACTTCCTTTAGCGTAAAACCTTTACATATCGCCACGATCGTAGGAATCATTTCTTCCTTGTTCTCAGGGCTTTACGCAATCTATGCGATTACCATGTTTTTTACTTCTGAAAAAACGGTTTCCGGTTGGACTTCCGTACTTGTGAGCGTGCTTTTTATGGGCGGCGTTCAGTTGATCGTGCTTGGTATTCTCGGTGAATATATCGGCAAGATGTTTCTGCAAACGAAAAGCAGGCCGAACTATATCGTAAAGGATTCTAATCTTTAA
- a CDS encoding glycosyltransferase family 2 protein: protein MTKKKTPKISIITINYNDHSGLEKTIQSVRGQSFENFEHIIIDAGSKDGSVDVIKKYKDGISHWVSEKDKGIYDGQNKGIKAAKGEYCLFLNSGDFLANSNVLSDVFSKNDIDADFIYGDMLIESENGKVAYGKSPKELDLYFLSYEVLWHCATFIRRSLFTKFGIYDLSYKIAADVDFFLKAIGVGGASWKYVGKPISQFNTFGFGSNPKNQVLLEAERKRMREEHLSHSTVIHLEKFFKMRKDYIIFGYFYFPQILNFFRSISILKKLNGIFFRFANRK from the coding sequence ATGACAAAAAAAAAGACGCCGAAAATTTCCATCATCACCATCAACTACAATGATCATTCCGGACTCGAAAAAACGATTCAATCCGTTAGAGGTCAGAGTTTTGAAAACTTCGAACATATCATTATTGATGCGGGTTCCAAAGACGGTAGCGTCGATGTGATCAAAAAATACAAGGACGGAATTTCGCATTGGGTAAGCGAAAAAGACAAGGGTATCTATGACGGGCAGAATAAAGGAATCAAAGCCGCAAAGGGAGAATACTGTCTTTTTCTGAACTCGGGGGATTTTCTCGCGAATTCGAACGTACTTTCGGACGTGTTTTCAAAGAATGATATCGATGCGGATTTTATCTACGGAGATATGTTGATAGAATCCGAGAATGGAAAGGTTGCTTACGGCAAAAGTCCGAAGGAACTGGATCTTTATTTTTTATCCTATGAAGTTTTATGGCATTGCGCTACGTTCATTAGAAGATCATTATTTACTAAATTTGGAATCTACGATCTTTCCTACAAAATCGCGGCCGACGTCGATTTTTTTCTAAAAGCGATCGGAGTGGGCGGGGCGAGTTGGAAATATGTCGGAAAGCCGATCAGTCAATTCAATACGTTCGGTTTTGGATCAAATCCGAAAAATCAAGTGCTCTTGGAAGCGGAACGAAAGAGGATGAGAGAGGAACATCTGTCGCATTCCACGGTAATCCATCTTGAGAAATTTTTTAAAATGAGAAAGGACTATATCATATTCGGTTATTTTTATTTTCCGCAAATTCTTAATTTCTTTCGCAGTATAAGTATTCTTAAAAAACTGAACGGCATCTTCTTTAGATTTGCAAATCGGAAGTAG